One Cryptomeria japonica chromosome 9, Sugi_1.0, whole genome shotgun sequence genomic window carries:
- the LOC131858468 gene encoding uncharacterized protein LOC131858468, which produces MDNIASSLHLCLVGRFLAFRPTIDMVKRWAGSRWKIKGSVSVSTMPGGLFLFRFTARKDFIFIMSGSWSYGKHCLTLSKWKSGFDPSADLLKLVSIWIKLSGLPLEFWDDTIFKWIGNSLGQFVVVDNVTMQKSKLVYARLCVNVVVNNPLPNFIALKSKWGKWTHAIVYESVSLYCQICGKHGHVIADYPTPQPPKEKLKEKLSSPGIVIRETTENGNPLTSDNIVGQIEDLTEKTSPQDTSKEGYPFLAGILNMIVTLDSKKAPTPRGDA; this is translated from the coding sequence ATGGATAATATTGCTTCCTCCCTTCACCTTTGCCTGGTTGGAAGATTCCTAGCCTTCAGACCCACTATAGATATGGTCAAAAGATGGGCGGGCTCTAGATGGAAAATCAAAGGTAGTGTCTCGGTCTCTACCATGCCTGGAGGACTCTTCCTTTTTAGATTTACTGCAAGAAAAGACTTCATTTTTATTATGTCTGGTTCATGGTCTTATGGTAAGCATTGCCTTACTCTCTCCAAGTGGAAGTCGGGATTTGACCCAAGTGCGGACCTCCTTAAACtggtgtcaatttggatcaaactCTCGGGCCTCCCCCTGGAATTTTGGGACGATACCATTTTCAAGTGGATTGGGAACTCGCTTGGCCAGTTTGTTGTTGTCGACAATGTGACAATGCAGAAGTCCAAACTTGTGTATGCTCGCCTTTGTGTGAATGTGGTTGTTAACAACCCACTCCCTAATTTCATTGCCCTCAAATCCAAATGGGGTAAATGGACACATGCAATTGTCTATGAGAGTGTCTCTCTGTATTGTCAAATATGTGGTAAACATGGTCATGTTATTGCGGACTACCCGACCCCACAACCTCCTAAGGAAAAGTTGAAGGAGAAGTTATCATCCCCGGGTATTGTTATTAGGGAGACAACTGAGAATGGTAACCCCTTGACCTCTGACAACATTGTGGGTCAGATCGAGGACCTGACAGAAAAGACGAGCCCTCAAGATACCTCTAAGGAGGGTTACCCCTTCTTGGCTGGTATTCTTAACATGATAGTTACCCTTGACTCCAAGAAGGCTCCTACCCCTCGAGGAGATGCTTAG